Proteins found in one Hevea brasiliensis isolate MT/VB/25A 57/8 chromosome 18, ASM3005281v1, whole genome shotgun sequence genomic segment:
- the LOC110642134 gene encoding cation/H(+) antiporter 15: MDINNPQNFYHVPENTPFHCYIVNITAEHGFWQSENPLTQALPLLAWQLSVVIMINRVLFYLFKPLGTPRIVTDILAGLMIGPSALSQTHFFSVMFPLRSIFIVETVSYWALTCHLFLAGLEMDMASIFRLGSKSIRFAIVATLLPFIIGIALYFISTGARGHPHATIGCIFWGAALTVTSYPVVARVLADQKLLHADIGRLAMSISIVSEIFTWLLLAVLIPARVSALNAVLSLVATVGFAVFCVTLVRPALAYVIRKTSKGNKYSEHYLCFILVSVSFFSLVSDMLGTTSIIGAFIFGLIMPNRVLASVLLEKFEDFVTAYLLPLFFSAVGIRLEIWKISHWGVALLLIILCCGAKIVSIFLASHFYKMPRQHGFALGVLMNTKGILALIILHMGFDKLLLPSEEYAIMVLAILLMTGVVPSIISSIYHPNKRHSQYKQRTIQKAKLDSEFKILACFQSSRNVSGMINILECSNASKESPLNVFALHLIELTGRASAMLIVHNPNKTSSSRRNAYSEQIINSLQTYANLNELVTIHPLTALSPYATMHEDICGLAEDKEVGFLILPFHKLPTPDGKLEEEGSTSFRGVNLNVLANAPCTVGIFIDRGLGATGESNLTMRQIAMLFIGGPDDCEALSYAWRMSMGHGVCLTVVRFIPGDGIDLEAEQAPVGDSRRSLATLASMEKQRRLDDEFVNEFRLKSAGEQFVVYEEKVVNNDEELITALKGMHHMYDLYVVGRREGMDSPLTAGLMDWCEYPELGAMGDLLVTSSFAQGSVMVVQQYSGYEDEDDADMVVDTGSSEHGREQFRDWRAPSEDNNHGGLEEVEPFAMNKIKDHHRSIDERV, translated from the exons ATGGATATCAATAACCCGCAAAATTTCTATCATGTACCAGAAAACACTCCTTTCCATTGTTACATTGTGAACATCACGGCAGAGCATGGCTTCTGGCAAAGTGAAAACCCCTTGACTCAAGCCCTTCCTCTCCTCGCATGGCAACTCTCCGTCGTCATCATGATCAACCGTGTTCTCTTCTATCTCTTCAAGCCTCTGGGTACCCCTCGCATTGTCACCGATATTCTG GCTGGTCTAATGATAGGACCAAGTGCCTTAAGCCAAACCCATTTCTTTTCAGTGATGTTTCCTTTGAGAAGCATTTTCATAGTAGAAACGGTGTCATACTGGGCCTTGACTTGTCACTTGTTCTTGGCTGGTTTAGAAATGGACATGGCTTCCATCTTCCGCTTAGGCAGTAAATCCATCCGCTTCGCCATCGTCGCTACTCTTCTTCCCTTCATCATTGGCATTGCCCTTTATTTCATTTCCACTGGTGCCAGGGGACACCCTCATGCCACCATTGGTTGCATCTTCTGGGGCGCAGCTCTCACAGTCACAAGCTACCCTGTGGTTGCTAGAGTATTAGCTGATCAGAAGCTCCTCCACGCCGATATTGGAAGATTAGCCATGTCTATTTCTATTGTGAGTGAGATATTTACATGGCTTCTTCTAGCCGTTCTGATACCAGCCAGGGTGAGCGCATTAAATGCAGTACTTTCTCTTGTTGCAACTGTGGGCTTTGCAGTTTTCTGCGTCACCCTGGTTAGGCCAGCTCTTGCCTACGTAATTAGAAAGACTTCGAAAGGAAACAAGTACAGCGAGCACTATTTATGTTTCATTCTGGTGtcagtttctttcttttctctggtGAGTGACATGCTAGGGACGACCTCCATTATTGGGGCTTTCATTTTCGGGCTTATAATGCCAAACAGGGTGCTTGCAAGTGTGCTTCTGGAGAAATTTGAGGACTTTGTGACTGCATATTTGTTGCCTCTGTTCTTCTCCGCTGTGGGTATAAGACTTGAAATTTGGAAAATAAGCCACTGGGGTGTAGCATTGCTGCTAATAATCTTGTGCTGTGGGGCTAAGAttgtaagcattttcttggcttcTCATTTCTACAAGATGCCTCGTCAACATGGTTTTGCTCTTGGAGTTCTTATGAACACCAAAGGCATCTTGGCATTGATCATTCTTCACATGGGCTTCGACAAATTG TTGTTGCCAAGCGAAGAATATGCGATAATGGTGCTTGCTATTCTGCTGATGACTGGAGTAGTCCCATCCATTATATCCTCGATTTACCACCCCAACAAGCGTCATTCCCAATACAAGCAGAGGACAATACAGAAAGCAAAACTTGACTCCGAATTTAAGATCCTAGCTTGTTTCCAGAGCAGCCGCAATGTCTCTGGAATGATCAACATCTTAGAATGCTCCAATGCCTCCAAAGAATCACCTCTCAATGTCTTCGCCCTCCATCTCATCGAGCTTACTGGCCGTGCCTCTGCAATGCTTATTGTCCACAACCCCAACAAGACCAGCAGTAGCCGCAGAAACGCGTATTCAGAGCAAATAATTAATTCTCTCCAGACTTATGCCAATCTAAATGAGCTTGTCACTATCCACCCTCTAACTGCACTGTCCCCATATGCCACCATGCATGAAGATATTTGCGGTCTAGCTGAGGACAAGGAAGTGGGTTTCTTGATCCTCCCATTCCACAAGCTACCAACTCCTGATGGGAAATTGGAGGAAGAAGGTAGCACTTCATTTAGAGGTGTAAATCTAAATGTGTTAGCCAATGCACCCTGCACCGTTGGTATCTTCATAGACAGAGGACTTGGAGCTACTGGAGAATCCAACCTCACAATGCGCCAGATAGCCATGTTGTTCATTGGCGGCCCTGATGATTGCGAGGCATTATCATATGCCTGGAGAATGTCAATGGGCCATGGTGTTTGTTTAACAGTTGTGAGGTTTATTCCTGGAGATGGTATAGATCTTGAAGCAGAACAAGCCCCAGTTGGCGATTCCCGGAGATCACTGGCAACTCTCGCAAGCATGGAAAAACAACGGAGGTTGGACGATGAGTTTGTGAATGAGTTCAGGCTCAAGTCTGCAGGAGAACAGTTTGTGGTGTACGAGGAGAAGGTGGTGAACAATGATGAAGAGCTAATTACAGCTCTAAAAGGAATGCACCATATGTATGATCTCTATGTGGTGGGTAGAAGGGAAGGGATGGACTCTCCTCTCACTGCTGGATTGATGGATTGGTGCGAGTATCCGGAGCTTGGGGCAATGGGGGATTTGTTGGTTACCTCAAGCTTTGCACAGGGTTCAGTTATGGTGGTGCAACAATATAGTGGttatgaagatgaagatgatgcaGACATGGTGGTGGATACGGGAAGTTCTGAGCATGGAAGGGAACAATTCAGGGATTGGCGGGCACCATCAGAAGATAATAATCATGGTGGTCTTGAGGAGGTGGAGCCATTTGCAATGAACAAAATCAAGGATCATCATCGTAGTATTGATGAACGTGTGTAG